One genomic segment of Clostridium estertheticum subsp. estertheticum includes these proteins:
- a CDS encoding phage/plasmid primase, P4 family: protein MDTIVKTYFQYHWINKVVNISAENEFKDKYMDTNNFKTITGGDSIHVDAKFKKAISYDVYAKLISLVNKLPDVIDTSEGYFRRVLIIPFYNVFTNEKDDKEIGVKLVSELEGILIVALKGLRRLVDNKYNLTESKAANDILNEYKLEQNPIAEFFQDEIICNNGVQIKQCDILQHFKKWSIKNGYDDWKVISSTRFWTLFRKVLNDKGIDSRNTKKVKGITIMIGITIK from the coding sequence ATGGATACAATAGTGAAAACATATTTTCAATATCATTGGATTAATAAAGTTGTAAATATATCCGCAGAAAATGAATTCAAAGATAAATATATGGATACAAACAATTTTAAAACTATTACTGGTGGAGACTCTATTCATGTTGATGCAAAATTTAAAAAAGCTATAAGTTATGACGTTTATGCAAAGCTAATTTCATTAGTTAATAAATTGCCAGACGTAATAGATACAAGCGAAGGTTACTTCAGAAGGGTTTTAATTATTCCATTTTATAATGTATTCACTAATGAAAAAGACGATAAAGAAATAGGAGTTAAACTAGTAAGTGAGCTAGAAGGTATTCTTATTGTTGCATTAAAGGGCTTAAGACGTCTTGTAGATAATAAATATAATCTTACAGAATCCAAAGCTGCTAATGATATATTAAATGAATATAAATTAGAACAAAACCCAATAGCTGAATTTTTTCAAGATGAAATTATCTGCAATAATGGAGTTCAGATCAAGCAATGTGACATATTACAACATTTTAAAAAATGGTCAATTAAAAATGGATATGATGATTGGAAAGTTATTAGTTCAACAAGGTTTTGGACTCTATTTCGTAAAGTCCTAAATGATAAAGGTATAGACTCAAGAAATACAAAAAAAGTAAAAGGAATAACAATAATGATTGGAATTACTATTAAATGA
- a CDS encoding JAB domain-containing protein yields the protein MTSSIYCVGKTNGGRKEMIVAENNNTPAKRVSIVSIKMVKEGSILYAGRKITTSSQAAEIARQFLEDCDREKLIVCCLDTKNQPLSMSVVSIGSLNSSIVHPREVYKIAILSNASSIILFNNHPSGDTTPSNEDISITTRLKECGKLIGVELIDHIIISDEGKYCSLKEKGIL from the coding sequence ATGACAAGTTCAATATATTGTGTTGGAAAAACAAATGGAGGGCGAAAGGAAATGATAGTAGCTGAAAATAATAATACTCCTGCTAAGAGGGTAAGTATAGTATCCATAAAGATGGTAAAGGAAGGGAGCATCTTATATGCGGGACGAAAAATAACGACATCTTCACAGGCGGCAGAAATAGCTAGACAATTCCTAGAGGATTGCGATAGGGAAAAACTAATTGTATGTTGTCTAGACACTAAGAATCAGCCGTTATCAATGAGCGTAGTAAGCATTGGGTCACTAAATTCTTCAATAGTCCACCCAAGGGAAGTATATAAGATTGCAATACTATCGAATGCCTCATCTATAATTCTATTTAATAACCACCCGTCAGGTGACACAACTCCTTCTAATGAAGATATTAGTATAACTACTAGGTTAAAGGAATGTGGAAAGCTAATTGGAGTTGAATTAATAGATCACATAATTATATCTGATGAGGGTAAATACTGTAGTTTAAAAGAAAAAGGAATATTGTAG
- a CDS encoding recombinase family protein, with product MAVILAALYARYSSDNQRDESIDAQIRAGEEYAQRNNMKIVKTYVDKAKSATTDKRPAFQQMIKESSLGLFNTVIVHKLDRFSRDKYDSVVYKRKLKSNGVRLISIVENLDGSPESIILESVIEGMAQYYSANLAREVMKGMKETAYQARHTGGQPPLGYDVNEEKKYKVNDEGAEIVIKIFDMYINGYSYARIIDNLNERGYKTRLGNSFGKNSIYSILDNEKYSGVYIFNKSSKKDAVGKRNSHLAKDDSDVIRVDGGMPAIISKETYQKAKEMMVVRKRAPGANKAKEIYLLSGIIFCGECGSAMQGNRRKPINKPMYISYRCGSRLQKRDCDNKEIRKEYIEEFVLSELERNILNDKAIPIFVKKINKHILEQSKNEKSSTEIIVKELGEIDKQINNIVNAITQGFAYDEFKTKMGDLKERKTKLEVTIIEQEHRSQAPKITEDQVKNLFSMFRGFVKDRNMPECKKFIQNYVDKVVVYKDHVEVVFNVVFTMLKDYEAYKIKSSIKKTTLFNRYRNIA from the coding sequence ATGGCTGTCATTTTGGCTGCACTATATGCAAGATATTCTTCAGATAACCAAAGGGATGAATCAATAGATGCTCAAATAAGAGCTGGTGAAGAATATGCTCAGCGTAATAATATGAAAATAGTAAAAACATACGTTGATAAGGCTAAATCAGCTACAACAGATAAACGACCAGCATTTCAACAAATGATAAAGGAGAGTTCATTAGGATTATTTAATACTGTAATAGTTCATAAGTTGGATAGATTCTCTAGAGATAAATATGATTCAGTTGTATATAAGCGAAAATTAAAATCAAATGGTGTAAGGCTTATTAGTATAGTGGAGAATTTAGATGGAAGTCCAGAATCAATAATCCTTGAATCGGTAATTGAAGGAATGGCACAATACTACTCAGCCAATCTCGCAAGAGAAGTAATGAAGGGAATGAAGGAAACAGCCTATCAAGCAAGACATACAGGGGGGCAGCCCCCATTAGGTTATGATGTGAATGAGGAAAAAAAGTATAAAGTAAATGATGAAGGAGCAGAGATAGTAATAAAGATTTTTGACATGTATATCAATGGTTATAGTTATGCAAGAATTATAGACAATCTTAATGAGAGAGGCTATAAGACAAGATTAGGTAACAGTTTCGGTAAAAATAGCATTTACAGTATATTAGATAATGAAAAATATTCTGGTGTATATATATTTAATAAGAGTTCTAAGAAGGATGCTGTTGGAAAGAGAAACAGTCATTTAGCTAAGGACGATAGTGATGTTATAAGAGTTGATGGTGGAATGCCTGCTATAATCTCTAAAGAAACATATCAAAAGGCCAAAGAGATGATGGTAGTAAGAAAAAGAGCTCCTGGGGCTAATAAAGCAAAAGAAATATACTTACTGTCAGGAATAATCTTCTGTGGGGAGTGTGGTTCAGCAATGCAAGGGAACAGGAGAAAGCCTATAAATAAGCCTATGTACATTTCGTATAGATGCGGTAGCAGATTGCAAAAAAGAGATTGTGATAACAAAGAGATACGTAAGGAATACATTGAGGAGTTTGTGCTTTCAGAATTGGAGAGGAATATATTAAATGATAAAGCTATACCTATATTTGTTAAGAAAATTAATAAGCATATACTGGAACAATCAAAGAATGAAAAGTCATCAACTGAAATAATAGTCAAAGAGCTTGGAGAAATTGATAAGCAGATAAATAATATAGTAAATGCAATTACACAAGGATTTGCCTATGATGAATTTAAAACAAAGATGGGTGATTTAAAAGAGAGGAAAACCAAATTAGAAGTTACCATAATTGAGCAGGAACATAGAAGTCAAGCTCCTAAGATAACAGAAGATCAGGTTAAGAATTTGTTTTCAATGTTCAGAGGATTTGTAAAAGATCGGAATATGCCAGAGTGTAAGAAGTTCATTCAGAATTATGTTGATAAAGTAGTTGTTTATAAAGACCACGTTGAAGTAGTATTCAACGTGGTCTTTACTATGTTAAAGGACTATGAAGCTTATAAGATTAAGTCATCTATTAAGAAAACTACTCTTTTTAATAGGTATAGAAATATTGCATAA
- a CDS encoding N-6 DNA methylase yields the protein MISADIKSKVDKLWNNFWSGGISNPLTVIEQISYLLFIKRLDDIDNSNITRSNRIGGPYKSLFPDDLMKWSEFKHLDVSEMFDIVAQKVFPFIKKMGGEESSFTAEMKDAVFMVPKPSLLQESVRLIDGIKMDDADTKGDLYEYLLSKLATSGVNGQFRTPRHIIRMMVELMNPTLEDKICDPACGTAGFLINSLEYILEKYTKPESIFTDEEGNFHSRIGDMMTSKEWEYFRTDMFYAFDFDPSMVRIASMNLMLHSIDDPNVRQMDAMSKRYEEENKYTLVLANPPFKGSIDEGDINTTLVKGEKTTKTELLFIKLINRILDLGGRCAVIVPDGVLFGSTKAHKEIRKTLVEENSLEGVISMPSGVFKPYAGVSTAILIFTKGGETNKVWFYDMQSDGFSLDDKRNKLDNDGDIPEIIAKWKVIKEDNAIEPSKKDKWFWVDKEEIVSNDYDLSINKYKEIEYEEMVYEKPQVILNKIEALEKQILKNITELKGMVK from the coding sequence ATGATAAGTGCAGATATAAAGAGTAAAGTAGATAAATTATGGAATAATTTTTGGTCGGGAGGTATATCTAACCCTCTGACAGTTATAGAGCAAATATCATATCTTCTATTTATTAAAAGATTAGATGATATTGATAATTCAAACATTACAAGATCAAATAGGATAGGGGGACCATATAAATCATTGTTTCCAGATGATTTGATGAAGTGGTCGGAATTTAAGCATTTAGATGTAAGTGAAATGTTTGATATAGTAGCACAAAAGGTATTTCCATTTATAAAAAAAATGGGCGGTGAAGAATCAAGTTTTACTGCTGAGATGAAGGACGCAGTATTTATGGTACCGAAGCCATCTTTACTGCAAGAATCAGTAAGACTTATTGATGGTATAAAGATGGATGATGCAGATACTAAAGGTGACTTATATGAATATCTATTATCAAAACTTGCAACATCAGGTGTTAACGGTCAATTTAGAACACCAAGACATATAATAAGAATGATGGTAGAACTTATGAATCCAACTCTAGAGGATAAAATATGTGACCCAGCATGTGGTACTGCGGGTTTTCTTATTAATTCATTAGAATATATTTTAGAGAAGTATACAAAACCTGAAAGTATATTCACTGATGAAGAAGGGAATTTCCATAGCAGAATTGGAGACATGATGACGAGTAAAGAATGGGAGTACTTTAGAACAGATATGTTCTATGCTTTTGATTTCGACCCGTCAATGGTTAGAATAGCTTCTATGAACTTAATGCTTCACAGCATAGATGATCCAAATGTTAGACAAATGGATGCCATGTCTAAGAGATATGAAGAAGAAAATAAGTACACTTTAGTACTAGCTAATCCTCCATTTAAAGGCAGCATAGATGAAGGTGATATAAATACAACTCTAGTTAAGGGCGAAAAAACAACCAAGACAGAGCTTTTATTCATAAAACTTATAAATCGAATACTTGACTTAGGTGGAAGGTGTGCAGTTATAGTACCGGATGGAGTTTTATTCGGCTCAACAAAAGCACATAAAGAAATTAGAAAGACACTAGTAGAAGAAAATTCATTAGAAGGTGTAATATCGATGCCTTCAGGAGTGTTTAAACCTTATGCCGGTGTATCAACAGCTATACTTATATTCACAAAAGGTGGAGAAACAAATAAGGTATGGTTTTATGATATGCAAAGTGATGGATTCTCCTTAGATGATAAGAGAAATAAGCTTGATAATGATGGTGATATACCTGAAATAATAGCAAAGTGGAAAGTTATAAAAGAAGATAATGCAATTGAGCCGTCTAAGAAAGATAAATGGTTTTGGGTAGATAAAGAAGAAATTGTTAGTAATGATTATGATCTTTCCATAAATAAGTACAAAGAAATAGAATACGAAGAAATGGTCTACGAAAAACCACAAGTTATATTAAATAAAATTGAAGCGTTAGAAAAACAAATTTTAAAAAATATAACAGAGTTAAAGGGTATGGTGAAGTAG
- a CDS encoding DEAD/DEAH box helicase family protein, which yields MSNFYFLNKKWAILAKIGIQAESYLHTDNNASMLKMRMFGEQIIDHILAVLSVEANKFATQDDKIKLLRNTTINQAIPDLFDIVRRFGNKANHQGYENKKDALECLVSMYKVAAWVYIKVTKDTSIRPLTFKIPKTSTVKVNVYDIETYAKEKEEIKDQHNEEVKSIKKETKVIVETEQDKIIEKEVEATLDLNEAETRKKLIDIMLRDAGWDINNKELVRLELPLKDHKKIGGNGAADYVLFNKKAEPVAVVEAKKTSVDPIIGRQQAVEYANTIEKKYGKRPIIFCTNGYEITIWDDAYSEPRLIWGFYTLNDLEEVYFKHKHKKDLNKIEIDKNIAGRPYQIEGIKRVYEKYLNGYRKSLLVMATGTGKTRTAIALTKGLMEANWAKRVLFLADRDELVKQAKEDKFSFKTFMPEQISCRITGKNSDNREATLYFSTYQTMINYYSKFSVGFFDLIICDESHRSVYKVYKDILEYFDTNILGLTATPVDFIGRDTFKLFACGKGDPTFSFSVDDAWNHIPPYLTEPRVIDVTTDFLRKGIKYNEMTEEQRQQVDEEGYDGDDINYEKTDLEKKITNKDTNRYILKTLMNNGIKVGDYIGKTILFAKTKKHANLLDSLFNEMYPQYKGKLTAVIYSEITDKSILIEKFKGEDFPRIAISVDLLDTGIDVPEIVNLVFAKPIYSKVKFWQMIGRGTRRCDNLFKPGRDKTEFAIFDCYKNFEFFEMNPKGFEPKPQKTSLQVRFEIMCKLLEKYKIQNEINICNDFVEKLKADILDLPQDSIEIKKSRKRIEQVKKQEYWSHLSEDFIKKLKLEIAPLIQWIEPKDNSDAIGFDNSIYRVMILYITGDKDGLIREINTTMEKISRLKINLNWFDGKRELVKSLLHPSGWEELSYEKLEQIRVDLRELMKHKGATSNHFVVFDIKDTGGVIKEISAGSVLYGANMEPYEKRVKSAIEGKLNDQLVIHKIRKGEKLSQTEIESVYSIFGVDFVYSIDELSSKTDIDKEDIIGIIRKFVGVDEVELNKMFEVFIQKHHNKMNATQIKTLEIIKNDIAKNKGISFAALFSEPYTTFNQNGVDGIFGIMADEVFDLIAPFKATYIS from the coding sequence ATGTCAAATTTCTATTTTTTAAATAAAAAATGGGCAATACTTGCTAAAATAGGTATACAAGCAGAAAGCTATTTACATACAGATAATAACGCATCAATGCTAAAAATGCGTATGTTTGGAGAGCAAATAATTGACCATATTTTAGCAGTATTAAGTGTTGAAGCGAATAAGTTTGCAACACAAGATGATAAAATAAAACTTTTAAGAAATACAACAATAAACCAAGCTATTCCAGATCTGTTTGACATAGTTAGAAGATTTGGAAATAAAGCAAATCATCAAGGTTATGAAAATAAAAAAGATGCTTTAGAGTGTTTAGTTTCTATGTATAAAGTAGCAGCTTGGGTTTATATAAAGGTTACTAAGGATACATCAATAAGGCCTTTAACATTTAAGATTCCGAAGACATCAACTGTAAAGGTAAATGTTTATGATATAGAGACATATGCAAAAGAAAAGGAAGAAATAAAAGATCAACACAATGAAGAAGTTAAATCAATTAAGAAAGAAACTAAAGTAATTGTAGAAACAGAACAAGACAAGATAATTGAAAAAGAAGTTGAAGCTACACTAGATCTTAATGAAGCAGAAACAAGAAAAAAATTAATAGATATTATGCTTAGAGATGCAGGTTGGGATATAAATAATAAAGAACTAGTTAGGTTAGAATTGCCGTTAAAGGATCATAAGAAGATTGGTGGAAATGGAGCAGCAGATTATGTTCTATTTAATAAAAAGGCTGAACCTGTTGCAGTGGTAGAGGCAAAGAAGACATCTGTTGATCCTATAATAGGTCGTCAACAAGCTGTAGAGTATGCAAATACCATAGAAAAAAAATATGGTAAAAGACCTATAATATTTTGTACGAATGGATATGAAATAACAATTTGGGATGATGCATATAGCGAACCTAGACTAATTTGGGGGTTTTATACATTAAATGATTTAGAAGAGGTGTACTTTAAACATAAACATAAAAAAGATTTAAATAAGATTGAGATAGATAAAAATATAGCAGGAAGACCATATCAAATAGAGGGAATTAAGAGAGTTTATGAAAAATACCTAAATGGTTATAGAAAATCACTTTTAGTTATGGCTACAGGAACAGGAAAAACAAGAACTGCTATAGCATTAACAAAAGGGCTAATGGAAGCTAATTGGGCAAAAAGAGTATTATTCTTAGCAGATAGAGATGAGTTAGTAAAACAAGCTAAGGAGGATAAATTTAGCTTTAAAACGTTTATGCCAGAGCAAATATCATGCAGAATCACTGGGAAGAACTCAGATAATAGAGAAGCAACTTTGTATTTCTCAACTTATCAAACAATGATAAATTACTATAGCAAGTTTAGTGTAGGTTTTTTCGATTTAATAATATGCGATGAATCTCATAGAAGTGTTTACAAAGTTTATAAGGATATTTTAGAGTATTTTGATACCAATATATTAGGGTTAACTGCAACACCAGTAGATTTCATAGGTAGGGATACCTTTAAACTATTTGCATGTGGAAAAGGCGATCCGACGTTTAGTTTTTCTGTAGATGATGCTTGGAATCATATACCACCATATTTAACTGAACCAAGGGTTATAGATGTGACTACAGACTTTCTGAGAAAAGGCATTAAATACAATGAGATGACAGAAGAACAAAGGCAACAGGTAGATGAAGAAGGCTATGATGGTGATGATATAAATTATGAAAAAACAGACCTAGAAAAGAAAATAACTAATAAGGATACTAATAGATATATATTAAAGACATTGATGAATAATGGAATAAAAGTTGGTGACTATATTGGAAAAACGATTTTATTTGCCAAGACTAAAAAGCATGCAAATCTCTTGGATTCATTATTTAATGAAATGTATCCCCAATATAAAGGAAAGCTTACGGCCGTAATATATTCTGAAATTACTGATAAGTCTATTTTAATTGAGAAATTTAAAGGTGAAGATTTTCCAAGAATAGCAATATCCGTGGATCTATTAGATACAGGAATAGATGTTCCTGAAATAGTTAATTTAGTTTTTGCAAAGCCCATATATTCAAAGGTTAAATTCTGGCAAATGATAGGTAGAGGAACTAGACGTTGTGATAATTTATTCAAACCTGGAAGAGATAAAACAGAGTTTGCTATATTTGACTGCTATAAGAACTTTGAATTCTTTGAGATGAATCCTAAGGGCTTTGAGCCAAAACCTCAAAAAACATCGTTACAGGTAAGATTTGAAATAATGTGTAAGCTTTTGGAAAAGTATAAAATTCAGAATGAAATCAATATATGTAATGACTTCGTAGAAAAACTAAAAGCTGATATATTGGATTTACCACAAGATAGTATTGAAATAAAGAAAAGTAGAAAAAGAATAGAGCAGGTTAAAAAACAAGAATATTGGAGTCATTTAAGTGAGGATTTTATTAAAAAGTTAAAATTGGAGATAGCACCTTTAATTCAATGGATAGAGCCTAAAGATAATTCAGATGCTATAGGCTTTGATAACTCTATATATAGAGTTATGATCTTATACATTACTGGCGACAAGGATGGATTAATTAGAGAGATCAATACTACAATGGAGAAAATATCAAGGTTAAAGATTAATTTAAACTGGTTTGATGGTAAAAGGGAGCTAGTTAAGTCACTTTTACATCCATCAGGGTGGGAAGAGTTAAGTTATGAAAAATTAGAGCAAATAAGAGTAGATTTAAGGGAGTTAATGAAACATAAAGGGGCAACATCTAATCATTTTGTAGTTTTTGATATTAAGGATACAGGTGGGGTTATTAAGGAAATTAGTGCTGGTTCAGTATTATATGGAGCTAACATGGAGCCTTATGAGAAGAGAGTTAAGAGCGCTATTGAGGGTAAATTAAACGATCAACTTGTAATTCATAAAATAAGAAAAGGTGAAAAACTTTCACAGACAGAAATTGAAAGTGTTTACTCAATATTTGGTGTAGATTTCGTCTATAGCATTGATGAACTTTCAAGTAAAACCGATATTGATAAAGAAGATATTATAGGGATTATAAGAAAATTTGTAGGTGTGGATGAAGTAGAGTTAAATAAAATGTTTGAAGTATTTATCCAAAAGCATCATAATAAGATGAATGCCACTCAGATTAAGACCTTAGAAATAATTAAGAATGACATTGCAAAGAATAAAGGTATATCTTTTGCAGCATTATTTTCAGAACCGTATACAACCTTTAATCAAAATGGAGTAGATGGTATATTTGGAATAATGGCAGATGAGGTTTTTGACTTAATAGCTCCATTTAAGGCTACATATATATCATAA
- a CDS encoding restriction endonuclease subunit S, which translates to MHNKLTESWKRVKLSEVGKILTGNTPSTKCIEYYNSNDVMFIKPNDLKENTFNKISYSKAYISLSGAEKVRRVPSGSVLVTCIGIIGKVALVENEACFNQQINAIIPDKCIIDGKFLGYAILRYNYLLKAAANAPLIPIINKSQFSNIEIMIPSVKVQKKIVKILEKAEEALGKRREANRLLDEYLKSVFVGMCSEESNDIKLVNHVVKSIDAGWSVGGEERAICNDEIAVLKISAVTKGTFDASKYKVISKDVKIKKHLSCKRGDILFSRANTRELVGASCIVYKDYDNLILPDKLWRITIDESLMTREFFLYSINTNKVRKEISKLSTGTSGSMLNISMAKFKNIELNVMSFKKQEIFSEIYLKIQTIKENTMLNEIKLSNLFNSLMKDAFNGKLKF; encoded by the coding sequence TTGCATAATAAGCTAACAGAGAGCTGGAAAAGAGTAAAATTATCAGAAGTAGGTAAGATACTTACAGGGAATACACCTTCTACAAAATGCATAGAGTATTATAACTCTAATGATGTTATGTTTATAAAGCCAAATGACTTAAAAGAAAACACATTTAATAAGATAAGTTATAGTAAAGCATATATATCTTTAAGTGGAGCAGAGAAGGTAAGGAGGGTGCCTTCTGGGAGTGTATTAGTAACTTGTATTGGAATAATAGGGAAGGTTGCATTAGTAGAAAATGAAGCCTGTTTTAACCAGCAGATTAATGCTATTATTCCTGATAAATGTATAATAGACGGAAAGTTTTTAGGTTATGCAATATTAAGATATAACTATTTGTTAAAAGCAGCTGCCAATGCACCTCTTATACCAATAATAAATAAATCACAATTTAGTAACATAGAGATTATGATACCATCGGTAAAGGTTCAAAAGAAAATAGTGAAGATTTTAGAAAAGGCTGAGGAGGCTTTAGGAAAGAGGAGGGAAGCTAATAGATTATTGGATGAATATTTAAAGAGTGTTTTTGTAGGAATGTGTAGTGAAGAAAGTAATGATATAAAACTAGTTAATCACGTAGTTAAATCTATAGATGCTGGATGGAGTGTAGGTGGAGAAGAGAGGGCAATTTGTAATGACGAAATTGCAGTGTTAAAAATAAGTGCAGTTACTAAAGGGACATTTGATGCTAGTAAGTATAAAGTTATTTCAAAGGATGTAAAAATTAAAAAACATTTAAGTTGCAAAAGGGGAGATATACTTTTTAGTAGAGCAAATACTAGAGAATTAGTAGGAGCATCATGTATAGTGTATAAAGATTATGATAATTTGATTCTTCCGGATAAACTATGGAGAATAACCATAGATGAAAGCTTAATGACAAGAGAGTTTTTCTTATATTCAATTAATACTAATAAGGTTAGAAAAGAAATATCAAAGTTGTCCACAGGGACAAGTGGATCTATGTTGAACATATCAATGGCTAAGTTCAAAAACATAGAGTTGAATGTGATGTCTTTTAAAAAACAGGAAATTTTTTCTGAAATATACTTAAAAATCCAAACAATTAAAGAAAATACAATGTTAAATGAAATTAAATTGAGCAACTTATTCAATTCATTAATGAAAGATGCCTTTAACGGCAAGTTAAAATTTTAG
- a CDS encoding DUF960 domain-containing protein, with translation MFDKSNRYMTKGIQQEIPLELQLFMWNCIDKLKEQENKVDYLQVFEITEHRADDIFYQIIEHSQEVPEYNKTYKVCSKKVVNAKVFVIDDETHSTMLLAQEY, from the coding sequence ATGTTTGATAAAAGTAATAGGTATATGACCAAAGGAATTCAACAGGAAATACCATTAGAATTACAATTGTTCATGTGGAATTGTATTGATAAACTAAAAGAGCAAGAGAATAAAGTAGATTATTTGCAGGTTTTTGAAATAACTGAGCATAGAGCTGATGATATATTCTACCAAATCATAGAACATAGTCAAGAAGTACCAGAGTACAATAAAACTTATAAGGTATGTTCGAAGAAAGTTGTTAATGCGAAGGTATTTGTCATTGATGATGAGACACATTCCACAATGTTACTAGCACAAGAATATTAA
- a CDS encoding tyrosine-type recombinase/integrase yields MNDNNIEIAAEKIVTDFEEALVADGKALKTIESYIGDIKVFLEWLEFKGNIFTGNLKRFHITAYRSYLVQNNYEINTVNKKINSLQSFNQYLIDEKYLTEQVVNLKKDKLKVAAGSEKEVEVFTEAEVERFLFYIQSEKVRSRDKLITLMLLYTGLRVSELVNVKLRDVDMLSMNLTVAWGKGGKKRDVQLKGQVVDSVKEYLAGERRGNKFANSEYLILTNRSAKMDRDAVNRVLKKMESKLIIRMNPHKFRHTFCTRLLKKGVELTTVAKLAGHSSIQTTASFYINTSSKDKREAVERL; encoded by the coding sequence GTGAATGATAATAATATTGAAATAGCAGCTGAAAAAATAGTAACTGACTTTGAGGAAGCATTAGTTGCAGATGGTAAAGCACTAAAAACTATAGAGAGTTATATAGGAGACATTAAAGTGTTTCTTGAATGGCTAGAATTTAAGGGTAACATCTTTACTGGAAACCTAAAAAGATTTCATATTACAGCATATAGAAGTTATTTAGTCCAAAATAACTACGAGATTAATACTGTAAATAAGAAGATCAATAGCTTACAGTCATTTAATCAATATCTAATTGATGAAAAATACCTAACTGAGCAAGTGGTGAATTTAAAAAAGGATAAGTTAAAGGTAGCTGCAGGTAGTGAAAAAGAGGTGGAAGTATTCACAGAAGCCGAAGTAGAAAGGTTCTTATTCTATATCCAATCGGAAAAGGTAAGATCCAGGGATAAGCTAATAACATTAATGCTGCTTTATACTGGGCTGAGAGTGTCAGAACTAGTAAATGTGAAACTAAGAGATGTAGATATGCTATCTATGAACCTTACTGTAGCTTGGGGCAAAGGGGGTAAAAAAAGAGATGTACAACTAAAGGGGCAAGTCGTTGATTCAGTTAAGGAATACCTAGCGGGAGAAAGAAGGGGTAATAAATTCGCTAATAGTGAGTATCTAATTTTAACCAATAGGTCAGCAAAGATGGATAGGGATGCAGTGAATAGGGTATTAAAAAAAATGGAAAGCAAGTTAATTATAAGAATGAACCCACATAAATTCCGTCACACATTTTGTACTAGACTATTGAAAAAAGGAGTAGAATTGACAACTGTTGCAAAGCTTGCGGGCCATTCTTCTATTCAGACAACAGCTAGTTTCTACATCAATACGTCTTCAAAGGACAAGAGGGAGGCTGTGGAACGGCTATAG